DNA sequence from the Schistocerca gregaria isolate iqSchGreg1 unplaced genomic scaffold, iqSchGreg1.2 ptg000769l, whole genome shotgun sequence genome:
aagtgcagacgagaggcagtgcgttcagccaGGCCCACCAATTGCAGACGAGATGCAGTGCGATTTgcaaggcccatcaagtgcagacgagaggcagtgagtTCGGCCAGACCCATCAAGTTCAGACGAGaggtagtgcgttcggccaggcccaccaagtgcagacgagaggcagtgcgttcggccaggccaaccaagtacagacgagaggcagtgcgttcggcaaagccaaccaagtgaaaggggcagtgcgttcggccatgccaaccaagtgaaaggggcagtgcgttcggccatgccaaccaagtgaaagaggcagtgcgttcggcctggcccgtcaagtgcagacgacaggcagtgcgttcggccatgcccatcaggtgcagacgagaggcagtgcgttcggccaggcccatcaggtgtaaacgtgaggcagtgctgtcggcaaggcacatcaggtgtaaacgtgaggcagtgctgtcgtcaaggcacatcaggttcagaagtgaggcagtgctgtcagcaaggcccatGAAGTTCAGAcgataggcagtgcgttcggccaagcccatcaagtgcagacgagaggcagtgcgttcggtctggcccatcaagtgcagtcgtgcGGCAGTGTGTTCGGCAaggaccatcaagtgcagacgagaggcagtgcgttcggccaggacctATCAAGtggagacgagaggcagtgcgttcggccagccctatcaagtgcatACGAGACGCTGtgcgttcggccagccctatcaagtgcatacgagatacagtgcgttcggccagccctATGAAGTGCATACGAGAAGCAGTGcaatcggccaggcccatcaagtgcagatgagaggcagtgcgttcggccaggcccatcaggtgcagatgagaggcagtgcgttcggccatgcccatcaggtgcagacgagaggcagtgcgttcggccatgcccatcaggtgcagacgagaggcagtgcggacggccaggcccatcaggtggaaacgtgaggcagtgctgtcggcaaggcacatcaTGTGTAaatgtgaggcagtgctgtcagcaaggcacatcaggttcagacgtgaggctgtgctgtcggcaaggcacatcagtttcagacgtgaggcagtgctgtcagaaaGGCCCATGAAgttcagacgagaggcagtgcgttcggccaagcccatcaaatgcagacgagaggcagtgcgttcggccaggcccatccagtgcagacgagaggcagtgcaatctgccaggcccatcaagtgcagatgagaggcagtgcaatctgccaggcccatcaagtgcagatgagaggcagtgcgttcggccaggcccatcaagtgcagatgagaggcagtgcgttcggccaggaccatgaagtgcagatgagaggcagtgcgttcggccaggcccatcaactgcggacgagaggcagtgcgttcggacaggcccaccaagtgaaagaggcagtgcgttcggacaggccccccaagtgaaagaggcagtgcgttcggacaggcccaccaagtgaaagaggcagtgcgttcggacaggcccaccaagtgagagaggcagtgcgttcggacaggcccaccaagtgaaagaggcagtgcgttcggacaggcccaccaagtgaaagaggcagtgcattCAGCCAGGCCCATCAATTGCAGACGAGTAGCAGTGCGTTCGGCTAGGCCCATcaattgcagacgagaggcagtacgttcggccaggcccatcatgtGTAGACGAGAGGCAGTGAGTTCGGCCAGACCCATCAAGTTCAGACGAGaggtagtgcgttcggccaggcccaccaagtgcagacgagaagcagtgcgttcggccaggcccaccaagtgcagacgagaggcagtgcgttcggccatgccaaccaagtgaatggggcagtgcgttcggccatgccaaccaagtgaagaggcagtgcgttcggcctggCCCGTCAAGTGCAgacaagaggcagtgcgttcggccatgccaaccaagtgaaagaggcagtgcgttcggccaggcccatcaggtggaaACGtggggcagtgctgtcagcaaggcacgTCAGGTGTAaatgtgaggcagtgctgtcggcaaggcacatcagGTTGAGACGTGattcagtgctgtcagcaaggcacatcaggttcagacgtgaggcagtgctgtcagcaaggcccatgaagttcagacgagaggcagtgcgttcggcctggcccgtcaaatgcagacgagaggcagtgcgttcggccaggacctatcaagtgcagatgagaggcagtgcgttcaaacaggcccaccaagtgaaagaggcagtgcgttaagacaggcccaccaagtgaaagaggcagtgcgttcggacaggcccaccaagtgaaagaggcattgcattcagccaggcccatcaattgcagaagagtagcagtgcgttcggccaggcccatctggtgcagacgagaggcagtgcgttcggccaggcccatcaactgcagacgagaggcagtgcgttcggataggcccatcaactgcagacgagaggcagtgcgttcggccgagcccatcaactgcagacgagaggcagtgcgttcggacaggcccaccaagtgaaagaggcagtgcgttcggccaggccaaccaagtgaaagaggcagtgcattCAGCCAGGCCCATCAATTGCAGACGAGTAGCAGTGCGTTCGGCTAGGCCCATCAATtgtagacgagaggcagtgcgttcggccaggcaaatcaagtgcagacgagaggcagttcgtTCGGCGAGACCCATCAAGTgtggacgagaggcagtgcgtttggccAGCCCTATCAAGGTCATACGAGAGGCAGTGCgtacggccaggcccatcaagtgcagacgagaggtagttcgttcggccaggcccatcaagtgctgacgagaggtagtgcgttcggccaggcccatcaagtgcagagaagaaccagtgcgttcggccagtcccaccaagtgaaagaggcagtgcgttcggccatgccaaccaagtgaaagaggcagtgcgttcggccaggccaaccaagtgaaagaggcagtgcattcggcccggccaaccaagtgaaagaggcagtgcgttcagccaGGCCCATCAATTGCAGACGAGTAGCAGTGCGTTCGACCacacccatcaagtgcagacgagaggcagtgcgttgggccaggcccatcaagtgctgacgagaggcagtgcgttcagccaggcccatcaagtgcagtcgtggGGCAGTtcgttcggccgggcccatcaagtgcagacgagaggtagTGCATTCGGCCAGCCCTGTCAAGTGcatacgagaggcagtgcgttcggccagcactgtcaagtgcatacgagaggcagtgcgttcggccagcactgtcaagtgcatacgagaggcagtgcgttcgccaggcccatcaagtgcagacgagaggtagtgcgttcggccaggcccatcaagtgcagacgagaggcagtgcgttcggccaggcccatcaagtgcagacgagaggcagtgcgatcggccaggcccatcaagtgcagacgagaggcagtgcgttcggccaggcccatcaagtacagacgagaggcagtgcgttcggccaggcccatcaagtgcagacgagaggcagtgcggtcggccaggcccatcaagtgcagacgagaggcagtgcgttcagccaggcccatctagtgcagacgagaggcagtgcgtacggccaggcccatcaagtgcagacgagaggcagtgcgttcagccaggcccatcaagtacagacgagaggcagtgcgttcggccaggcccatcaagtgcaaacgagaggcagtgcgttcagccaggcccatctagtgcagacgagaggcagtgcgaacGGCCAGGCTCAtctagtgcagacgagaggcagtgcgttcggccaggacaatcaagtgcagacgagaggcagtgcgttcggccaggacaaTCAAGTGCTGactagaggcagtgcgttcggccaggacaaTCAAGTGCTGactagaggcagtgcgttcggccaggccaatcaagtgcagacgaggggcagtgcgttcggtcacgcccatcaagtgcagacgagaggcagtgcgttcggccaggcccatcaagtgcagacgagaggcagtgcgttcggccgcgcccatcaagtgcagacgaaaggcagtgcgttcggctAGTCCCATCAAgttcagacgagaggcagtgcgttcggccgggcccatcaagtgctgtcgtggggcagtgcgttcggccgggcacATCAAGTGCTGTCGTGGGGCAGTGTTTTCGGCCGGGCACATCAAGTGCTGTCGTGGGGCAGTGTTTTCGGCCGGGCCCATGaaatgcagacgagaggcagtgcgtttggccAGGCCAATcatgtgcagacgagaggcagtgcgttcgtccaggcccatcaagtgcagacgagaggcagtgcgttcgtccaggcccatcaagtgcagacgagaggcagtgcattcggccgcgcccatcaagtgcagacgaaaggcagtgcgttcggccggtcCCATCAAGTTcatacgagaggcagtgcgttcggccgggcccatcaagtgcagacgagaggcagtgcggtcGGAGAGgcacatcaagtgcagacgagagacagtgcgttcggacaggcccatcaagtgcagacgagaggcagtgcgttgggCGAGgcgcatcaagtgcagacgagaggcagtgcgttcggacaggcccatcaagtgcacaagagaggcagtgcgttcggccaggcccatcaagtgcagacgagaggcagtgcattcggccgcgcccatcaagtgcagacgaaaggcagtgcgttcggccggtcCCATCAAgttcagacgagaggcagtgcgttcggccgggcccatcaagtgcagacgagaggtagAGCGTTCGGCCGGGCCCGTCAAGTGCAGACGAGACGCAGTGCGTTTggccgggcccatcaagtgcagacgagaggcagtgcgttcggccaggcccatcaagtgctgtCGTGGGGCAGTACGTTCGGCCGGGCACATCAAGTGCTGTCGTGGGGCAGTGTTTTCGGCTGGGCCCATCAAGTGCTGTCgtggggcagtgcgttcggccgggcccatcaggTGCGTTCGtggggcagtgctgtcggcaaggcccatcaggtgcagacgtgaggcagtgctgtcggcaaggcctatCAGGTGCAGACGttaggcagtgctgtcggcaaggcccatcaggtgcagacgtgaggcagtgcgttcggacaggcccatcaagtgcagacgaggggCAGTGCGTTGGTCGAGTCCCATCAAGTGCAGAAGAGAGGCAGTGCACTCGGCCAGCCCCATCAAGTGcacacgagaggcagtgcgttcggccaggcctatCAAGTGCAGTCGTGATCAGTGCGTTTGGCCAGgctcatcaagtgcagacgagaggcactgCGTTCGgctaggcccatcaagtgcagacgagaggcactgCGTTCGgctaggcccatcaagtgcagacgagaggcactgCGTTCAGACAGGCCCATcaattgcagacgagaggcagtgctgtctgccaggcccatcaagtgcagacgagaggcagtgtgttcggccaagcccatcaagtgcagtcgcgttcagtgcgttcggccaagcccatcaagtgcagtcccgATCAATGCGttcagccaggcccatcaagtgcagtcgcgatcagtgcgttaggccaggcccatcaagtgcagtcgcgatcagtgcgttcggacaggcccatcaagtgcagatgagaggcagtgcgttcagacaggcccatcaagtgcagacgagaggcagtgcgttgggcgaggcccatcgagtgcagacgagaggcagtgcgttcggccaggcccttcgagtgcagacgagaggcagtgcgttcggccaggcccatcgagtgcagacgagaggcagtgcgttcggccaggcccatcgagtgcagacgagaggcagtgcgttcggccaggcccatcgggtgcagacgagaggcagtgcgttcggccaggcccatcgagtgcagacgagaggcagtgcgttcggccaggcccatcgagtgcagacgagaggcagtgcattgggccaggcccatcaagtgcagacgagaggcagtgcggtcggccaggcccatcaagtgcacacgagaggctgtgcattcggccaggcccatcaagtgcacacgagaggctgtgcgttcggccaggcccatcaagtgcacacgagaggctgtgcgttcggccaggcccatcaagtgcacacgagaggctgtgcgttcggccaggcccatcaagtgcacacgagaggctgtgcgttcggccaggcccatcaagtgcacacgagaggctgtgcgttcggccaggcccatcaagtgcacacgagaggctgtgcgttcggccaggcccatcaagtgcagtcgcgatcagtgcgttcggccaggcccatcaagtgcagttgtggggctgtgtggtcggccatgcccatcaagtgcagtcatgAGGCACTGCTTTCGGCGAGGTCCATCAGATCTGGTAGTGACAGAGTAGAGTTGGCCAGGCTcattagatgtagtcctgtggttggACAAGCCAGCCCCATCagttacaatcagaaaggccaatcAGGCGATTCCGTGTAGTCATCCAGGCCTATGATATGTGGTCGTAATGAAGTGGGGTCATCTTAGCCCAACAGGTGTGGCCTTGAGGAAATACGGTCCGCCAGCCGCATGAGGTTCAGTCGTGTGGCAGGGCTGTCAGcatggcccatcaggtgcagtcgtgaggcagtgctgtcgtcaaggcccatcaggtgcagtcattAGGCAGGGctgccggcaaggcccatcaggtccagtcgtgaggcagtgctgtcggcaaggcccatcaggtgcagtcgttaggcagtgctgccggcaaggcccatcaagtgcagacgttaggcagtgctgccggcaaaGCACATCaggtgcagacgtgaggcagtgctgtcggcgattcccatcaggtgcagacgtgaggcagtgcagtCGGCGattcccatcaggtgcagacgtgattcagtgctgtcggcaaggcccatcaggtgcagacgtgaggcagtgcgttcggacaggcccatcaAGTTCAGACGAGGGGCAGTGCGTTGGTCGAGTCCCATCAAGTGCAgaggagaggcagtgcgttcggcctggcccatcaagtgcagaggagaggcagtgcgttcggcctggcccatcaagtgcagtcaagaggcagtgcgttcggccaggcccatcaagtgcagtcgaaggcactgcgttcggccaggcccatcaagtgcagtcgaaggcactgcgttcggccaggcccatcaagtgcagtcatgAATCAGTGCTGTCGGCTAGGCTCATCAGGTGCAGACATAAGGCAGTGATATCGGCAAAGCCCATCAGGTGTAGACGATAGGAATGAGGTCGTGAGCCAGTGCTGTCACCCTAACCCAAGAGATTCAATCGTGAGGCAGTGCTTTCACCCTGGCCCATTTGATTcaatcgtgaggcagtgctgtcagcctgATCCATGAGGTGTGATTATGAGTCAGTGCGGTCGGCTAGGCCCATCGTGTGCTCTCATCAGGCAGTGAGGTCGCTCAGGCCCATCGGGTGCTGCCGTGAATCAGTGCagttggccaggcccatcaagtgcagtcgagtGCCAGTGCGTTCTACCAGGCGCATGAAGTGCActcgagaggcagtgcgtttggccAGGCCCATCATGTGCAgtcaagaggcagtgcgttcggcaagGACCATCATGTGCAgtcaagaggcagtgcgttcggagaGGCTCATCTGGTGTGGTTGTGAGGAAGTGTGGTCATCCAGGCGAATTGGGTGGGGTCGTAAAGTAGCGGTAAGCCAATCCTTATCAGGTGCGGTCGAGAGGCAGTGCAGTCGGCCAGGCCTATCAGGTGCagtagtgaggcagtgctgtcagcaaggcccatcaggtgcagtagtgaggcagtgctgtcagcaaggcccatcaggtgcactagtgaggcagtgctgtcagcaaggcccatcaggtgcagtagtgaggcagtgctgtcagcaaggcccatcaggtgcagtagtgaggcagtgctgtcagcaaggccaaTCAAGTGCTGTCTCGAGGCAGTGATTTTGGCAAGGAccatcaggtgcagtcgtgaggcagtgctgtcggcaaggaccATCAGGTTCAgttgtgaggcagtgctgtcggcaaggcagtgctgtcgCCCTGGCCCAACACATTCAATCGTGAAGCAGAGCTGTTGGCCAAGCACATCATGGGCGGACATGAGGCAATgtggtcggccaggcccatcgtgtgCTGCCATCAGGCAGTTTGGtccgccaggcccatcaagtgccgTTGTGAGGCAGTGTGGTCGGCCAGGCCATCAAGTCCAGTCATGAGGCAATTCTTTCTTCCAGTACAATCAGATCCGGTAGTGACACAGTGGAGTTGGCCAGGCCCATAATGTGTAGTCGTGTGGTTGGATCGGCCATCCCCATCAGGTACAGTCAGAAAGGCAAATCGGACGATTCCGTGTGGTTGTCCAGGCAAATGAGGTGTGGTCGTAATGAAGTGGGGTCATCCAAGCCCATCAGGTGTGGCCTTGAGGCAGTACTGTCGGCCAGCCGCATGAGGTGcaatcgtgaggcagtgctgtcggcaaggcccatcaggtgcagtcatggggcagtgctgtcgacaaggcccatcaggtgcagtcatgGGGCAGTGCTGTCTGCCAGACCCATGAGGTGCTGTCATGACTCAGTGTGGTCGGCTAGGCCCATCGTGTGCTGTCATCAGGTCGTGCAGTCTGCCAGGCCCATTGTGTGCTGTCATCAGGCAGTGTGGTTGGCTAGCCCCTTTGTGTGCTCTCATCACACAGTGAGGTCGCTGAGGCTCATGGGGTGCTGCCGTGAATCAGTGCagttggccaggcccatcaagtgcggtTGTAAAGAAGTGTGGTCGGCAGGCCCGTCAAGTGCAGTCGTGAAGCAATGCTTTTGGCCAGGTCCATCAGATCCGATAGTGATGCAGTGGAGTTGGCCACGCCCATCTGATGTAGTCATGTGGTTGGAGCGGCAAAGCCCATCAGGTACAGTCAGAAGGGCCCATCAGGCGAGTCAGTGTTTTCGTCAAGGCCAATGAGG
Encoded proteins:
- the LOC126321788 gene encoding uncharacterized protein LOC126321788; the protein is MQTRGSAFGQAHPVQTRGSAICQAHQVQMRGSAICQAHQVQMRGSAFGQAHQVQMRGSAFGQDHEVQMRGSAFGQAHQLRTRGSAFGQAHQVKEAAHQVQTRGSAFGQAHQVQTRGSAFGQAHQVQTRGSAIGQAHQVQTRGSAFGQAHQVQTRGSAFGQAHQVQTRGSAVGQAHQVQTRGSAFSQAHLVQTRGSAYGQAHQVQTRGSAFSQAHQVQTRGSAFGQAHQVQTRGSAFSQAHLVQTRGSANGQAHLVQTRGSAFGQDNQVQTRGSAFGQDNQVLTRGSAFGQDNQVLTRGSAFGQANQVQTRGSAFGHAHQVQTRGSAFGQAHQVQTRGSAFGRAHQVQTKGSAFG
- the LOC126321789 gene encoding nuclear pore complex protein Nup98-Nup96-like; amino-acid sequence: MQTRGSAFGQANHVQTRGSAFVQAHQVQTRGSAFVQAHQVQTRGSAFGRAHQVQTKGSAFGRSHQVHTRGSAFGRAHQVQTRGSAVGEAHQVQTRDSAFGQAHQVQTRGSALGEAHQVQTRGSAFGQAHQVHKRGSAFGQAHQVQTRGSAFGRAHQVQTKGSAFGRSHQVQTRGSAFGRAHQVQTRGRAFGRARQVQTRRSAFGRAHQVQTRGSAFGQAHQVLSWGSTFGRAHQVLSWGSVFGWAHQVLSWGSAFGRAHQVRSWGSAVGKAHQVQT